The proteins below are encoded in one region of candidate division WWE3 bacterium:
- a CDS encoding alginate lyase family protein, giving the protein MKNASETNDYSNLDHFVPHPSNDILVPIADRKSGENKKTEAWDQDSSDCEKLATKYEQATDAVVKEEVAAKLGQYLTEWEAAYKPSNDAVKNSYLPLDQKIFVKMFNAATVTWKGLTTEEQQSAIELADRTARLDQNWWLPLENLTEGLQNNRYCHSLNLRASAAAVLELGGIAKGTKLAFDTDRDLSEYLATSVDDTGATIDFRERQSLHYQVFGLQPLFEAAETLEQLGFPRTTEDRQHLADAVRFLESYIKGDQVNIEFKGTLNPRDIARNKDTALKPYQIQNQPNNELKHLLEISARILPNEAWIPNSLAVVTTKYEA; this is encoded by the coding sequence ATGAAAAACGCTTCTGAAACCAATGATTACAGCAACCTCGATCACTTCGTCCCACACCCTTCAAACGACATATTAGTGCCAATCGCTGACCGTAAAAGTGGCGAAAATAAAAAGACGGAGGCCTGGGATCAAGATTCTAGTGATTGCGAAAAATTGGCAACTAAATATGAGCAGGCAACCGACGCAGTCGTCAAAGAGGAAGTCGCCGCCAAATTAGGTCAGTATTTAACAGAATGGGAAGCAGCTTATAAACCCTCGAATGACGCCGTTAAAAACTCCTACCTGCCGCTAGATCAAAAAATCTTCGTCAAAATGTTTAATGCAGCAACAGTTACCTGGAAGGGCTTAACCACGGAAGAACAGCAGTCGGCCATCGAGCTGGCTGACCGAACTGCTAGATTAGACCAAAACTGGTGGCTGCCACTGGAAAATTTAACCGAAGGTCTGCAGAATAATCGTTATTGTCATTCCTTGAACCTACGCGCCAGCGCCGCCGCGGTTTTAGAGCTGGGAGGTATTGCGAAAGGCACTAAACTAGCGTTTGACACCGATCGTGACTTAAGTGAATATTTAGCGACTAGCGTCGACGATACTGGAGCAACAATCGATTTTCGGGAGCGTCAATCCTTGCATTATCAGGTATTTGGTCTGCAACCGCTATTTGAAGCTGCCGAAACTCTGGAGCAACTTGGCTTTCCAAGGACAACCGAGGACAGACAGCATTTGGCCGACGCCGTTAGATTCCTGGAATCTTATATCAAAGGTGATCAAGTCAACATCGAGTTTAAAGGCACTCTTAACCCTCGGGACATCGCCCGAAATAAAGACACGGCCCTGAAGCCTTATCAAATCCAAAATCAGCCGAATAATGAACTTAAGCATCTCTTAGAAATCTCCGCGCGCATCTTGCCAAACGAAGCCTGGATTCCTAATTCTCTAGCAGTCGTGACAACAAAATACGAAGCCTAG